In Paraburkholderia flagellata, the sequence TCGGGGCCGCGTCGAGGGCAATGAACAGTGGCAACGATCCCGTGAGCCGCAGCAACAGGGTGCCGGCGCTCACATACAGTGCCAGTCTCAACGCACCCGCCATGAGCGGCCACGCAAGCCGGCCCGCATCCTGTGCGGCAAAGTACAGCGCGAACCCCAGCCCGAAGAACCCATAGAACGGACCGATGATGTGCAGATACATCGCACCGGTTATGCGTTCGACTCGGCCATAGCCGACGGTCGGTGATCGGGGGCTGTGGGACAACTGCACGTCCCATTGCTGACACTCGCAAACCGGCGTCGACGAACGTCAGCTCTCACCGCCAACGAACGGGTCTTCGCGACCCTGAACAGCCTCTTAGACTGGTACTACGCCAATGTCTGCTTCCTGGGGTACAACTCCCGCGGTATCTTCCCCCGTTTGCGGGTGCATGGTCAGCGTCTTCGGAAGGCCCACACTCTACTTGCCCTGGTTGCCCGACAATCCGGTCCGCCCGACTTAAGCAGGCATTGGCGACTCACAGACGCATACAAATTACTTACAGTGTCAGTTATAGTTGACGTATCAACTTGACTGACGGAGAGGCGATGACGACCGGGCAACAATTTGTCGGGACGCTGGAAGCGCGATTGCTGGATGTGCTGGCTGATGGAGCGCAACAGAGCGTCGCGCAGCTGGCCGCAGCCTCGGGTGTACCTGGTCGGCGACTAACAAACGCGCTTAGGGCACTGGTGTTGAGCGGCGACGTGCATGTTTCGCAGCGCGACAGCCGAAGTGGCGAGCGCCATTTCAAGCGTGGTCTGGCACCCGTCAAAGACCGAACACCACGCATGCAACAATCGACGGACACTGCGAAAAAGTCGCCCACGATGGACCCGGTCTCGGCTGCCTTTCATGCGATGGTCGCCGTTGGGCACCACCCTGTGCAATGCTGATCATGAACTGTAAACCTAAAATTGTTCACTGGGAGGACGTTGAACCTACACGTTCCTTCCTGAAGTATTCGATTCCGGCCAGGGATCTTGGTCTGGGCGTGGACGAATGGCCCCTGTTCCTCGAAACGAGCATGGGTAGCGGCAAGCCATTCGAGCGCGTGCAGCGGCTGGAAGAGGGTACCCTATACCGGCAAGGCAGAGATCTCGTCCTGCTTGTGCTTGACCGTAAGGTCTGGTCAGGTCCCTTGCGGGGGAAAGCCTTCTCGATGGTTGTTTCTTAACGAAACAGGGTAAGCAGTCTTTATTTCACGCCCCTCAGAGCAACCCGCCGTCCTGGAAAAAGCCGTTTTGCTAACAGACGTTTGACATCGCTGCACCGCACTTTGCAGTGTGGCTGGTACAACAGCGAATACTCGTGGAATTCGTCGGCACCCAGAAACTACCGGTGCCATCACGCCGACTGGTTGAAGCCACAACGAGCGTGCTCAACGCGCCGCCGCTGGTCAGCCCGTTTCCGTCGACTCCGCTGCAGGGTCGCCGCGCATATTGAGGCGCTCGTATTCTGCGATCAGTTGCGCGCCAAACAACATCAGCGTCGCGAGCGCTTCGAGGCCGAACAGCACAACGATCGCTGTCGTCAGCGACCCATAGACGACGTTCACCTGCGAAAGCTTCGCGAAGTACCAAACCAGCACGCGTCTTGTGATTTCCCACAGAACGGTGGCCGCGACCGCGCCGACGACCGCATGCCGTAGTGTCGTGCGTCCCGCCGGGATCACAAAATAGATTGCCGTCAGCACGAATATTTCGCCCGCAAGGCCGCACAGATATAGCACGACGCGGGTCACGCCAGTCAGGAACACCCCATGGCCGAACAGATCAATGCTACCGGTCGCAACAGCCCGCAGGCCGCTGGAGACGAGCGTCACGAGCAGCACACCGATACCTAGTGACAGACTGAAGAGATAGGGCAGGATTGCCGACAGCAGGAAGTGCCTTCGCCGGACCTCAACGCGATGCACGAAGATGATTGACAGGGCATTCTCCAGAACCGTGAACGCAAGCGAACTGAAGAAGATCATCGTGATGACGAGGTACCAGCCGACCACGGAGCGATGCTCGAAAAAGGTCGCGAGCTCGCGCACGAGCGTTTTTGACTGCCCCGGTATCAGCCATTCGAGCAGACGTCCGAGCGTGTCGAAAAGCAGCTGCTCGCCGATGAAGTGACCGAACGCGATTACAACGAGAATGAGCAGCGGCACGATTGACAACAAAGCGTAATATGCGATCGCGCCCGCGAGCAGCAGCCCCTGGTTTTTACGGAACGCGGTGCAGACCTGGAATATGAATCGCGCTGGATGCGCCGCAACAAAGCGCAACGCGCGCTTGCCTGTCTCATCGGTTGTGTTCACATCAGGCTCCGCCTGTTCATTGCACTCGCGCCGCCCTCATCGCACGCGTTGAGCGCGGCGCACGCAGTTCACTCCGCGCAAGCCGCCGCACTGTCACCGAGGCATCAAGCCATTGCAACTGCGCGCGGCGGCACCGCAAGCCCGTTCGCCGACAGCCCATCGCGCGCGAGATCCGTTGCATCCGCGCATAACTACCGCGCCTTGCCGCGCAACTCGCCTGTCGTGGCCGCCAATCGCGTCGCGTTGTCACCGGTAGGCGAGCCGATCGTTTCCTTCGCGTTTCCCGCAGCTTCGCGGATTGCAGGATCAAACTTGCTACCCCGACCAATCATCGGACACGTTGCGTCAGCCGCACCCAGGCTTGTCCCGAACCAGTTATTGCGCCCGCCGGAAGGTTGCTTACGGAGCGAAGGCTGAACGAGCGTCCACGGAAGACACCGAATTACGAAACGCCAGCTGAACGGTTCCAGCAAACTATTGCCTCGACCAGTTGAATCCGCCCGGGTTAAGCGGACATCTCGCCTGCAAGTTGTTCCACAAATCAACCCATGCATTGCGGCCACACCTATACCGCTTCTTGGGGCGCGGGCGCTTCAGGCACGAAGATCTCGACACGGTTTCTGCCGGCTCCCTTCGCACTGTAAAGCGCGGCGTCGGCGCGCTCTTGCGTGGCCACCAGATCGGCTTCGCTCTCGCTGTACATCGCGATGCCGATACTTACAGTCTGCGATATCGTTTGCGCGGACTCTAGAACGACCGGCGTATTCTGGAGAGTCGTGCGGATACGTTCGGCGATCGCCTGTGCCTGCTCCAATGAGGTGTCCAGCAGGATCGCGGCGAATTCTTCTCCACCAACCCGTGCGGCAAGATCAGTGTCTCGCAGTACACCTTCGAATATCCGTGCGACGACCTGCAGAACGCGATCGCCGGCGGCATGGCCATAGGTGTCGTTGACGCGCTTGAACAAATCCAGGTCGAGCGCAAGAACCGATAACGGATTGTGCTGCTGCCGGGCATGTTCGACCGCTATTTGCGCTGCCCTCTCGAAGTAGCGTCGGTTAGCGAGCCCTGTGAGCGCGTCGAAGTCGGCCTCGGTGCGCAACTGCTTGAGCAACTGCTGCTGACGAGTGACATCGACCAGTGTGACCAACAGCGCCCCGGATGTCGCTGCTGTCTCAACCAACTCGAACGGCGTGCACTGCACCAGCATGTACCGTGCTCCGTCGCGCGTGAGCATGGGCATGGGCACGGCCTCGTCCGTACGGGTCGCGCGCACCTCCGACCAGTTCGCAGCATCGACAAAGAGCTGGGGAAACGACTGCCCCGCGCCAGCTACGGCGCCGAACACCGTGAGCAGAGGTTCGTTGGCCAACAGGATTTTTTCCGTGTCGTGGTCCACTACGGCAATTGGCGTCGGGATGTTTTCCACGATGGTCGACACCGTGCTCGCGAACGTCAGCACCCGGTCCTGCAGTGCACGCTCGCGGCGGACCAGCCACACGCCACCTACCAGCATGAGTACCACAACGGCAGCCGCGCCGACGTTGACGTAAAGGCTCCGCCAGAGGCTTGCCCGGTAATCGCTTATCGCAAACCCGACCGATAGCATCCAGTAGTTGGGAGACAGTCCCGTCGCGATCTTGCGGGTGGCTACCAGACGGTCGATGCCGTCGATCCGGGAATGCGCATATACAGTTGTGGCCGTCGGCCCCGTACGCACCAAGCCTTGACCAGCCAGGACCTGACCAACGGAAAGCTGTTGCGGCATGCGATTGAGCATGAGGACGCGATTATCGCTATCCCTCAGTAGCACAGCGGTACCGGGTGCCAGGTCCACGCCCTCTAGCAGAAGATGTTCGAAGGTAACGACCATGATGATGATCGCATCGAGATTTGTGGCTCGATTCCGATGCCCCTTCGCGACGACAAGTGCGCCTCGATGTCCCCATGCAACCGGTCGTATGAGAGTTATGGAAGGGTTCGCGCGAACCTTCGCTATAAACTCGTCAAGCGGTGGCACTTCATTGATTATTCCAGGACGAGAACTGGCGAGCAAATGCCCATCGGAAGGCTCGAAATCGAATACCCCAACCAATGTGTGCCTTAAAGGATTCTCAAACGCATCAGTGAGGCTAGCGAGGGTGGCGTCCGTAAGCGTGCCGGCCTCGAGCAGTTTCTCCATTGCGGTCGTCATCGCATTCACGTCACGAAGCTGGTCCGCGACGCGTCCGGCAACCAGGGCAGTCTGCACATCCAACCGCTGGGCGGCCAGTTGATCGCCTGCACGAAAGTCATACCACGACTGCCACGCGTTCATCAGGATATTGATAGCCACGAGCAGGGCGAGGACAGGAAGCGCCCGCCGAAGCAGTGACTTATCCGTAATTGGATCGATCGACCAGTGCACGGTTTTGCCTAAGGAACGCTTCATGATTCCCGCCAATCCGCCTAAATGCCGTCGTTCATCATAGGAAAACCGCGACCGTCACGCCATGCGTTCAAGGAACGACGCTCCGCTCTAACGGGTAGCCTACATCGGTTACCAGAATAAAGCAGCGGCAGATTCGTCGTGAAAACGCCCTTGCGCTTTTCCTGCACAAACGTTCCCCAGACGGGCAGGCACATGTGCGGCGTCCGCTCACCTTCGTCAACTAGCGTGACAAGCGAACGGCAATTTTGTGCTAATGGACCGGACCTCGAATAACTCCGCTAAGGTCCAACCGAACGACGGCTCGTGGCCGAATCTCAAAGTAGGAGGTCGATCATCCAGGTTTCTGGGGCGCCGGGACCTTGACCTTCCGTAGACGACCCGATGCCGACGGTCGAACCTTTAGCGGCACAATGGCGGGTATCGGAAGTCGAGCAGTCGCTCGCTACGACCACTCACGGAAATAGCAGGCCTCTATAGCTACCCGGACGTCGATATTTCCAGCCAGACGGACCCTCATATTGTTATAGGTTGGGTGACGAACGGCGCGAGCCTACCGCGCCGCGTCGCCGGTCAATATATAGGCTGCCCAGAAGTACGGATGGCGATACAACTTGCCGTACTTTCCGTGAAGCATGTCTCGCTCGACCTTGGCAAGAGCGTCGGCTTTCGAGAGCGATGCATCAGCAGCGTAAACCTGGAACGCACTTGTAGTGACTGCCGCTGCCGAGTGCGATTCGACCGCCCACTGCGTCACAAGCATCGTGCGCGCACCAGATGCAAAGAAGGCGCGAGAGAGTTCGGAAATCGCGTCGCCCGCGTTTCCGGTCGCGAGCCCCGTGTTGCACGCCGACAACACCACCCAGTCTGCGTTCAATCGTAAAGTGATGATGTCATCGGACGTCAGAACTGAATCATCGAGACCGCTGCCTTCGTAGGCCAACGCGAGGCCGGCCTTACGCCATCCGGGCACCTCGCCGGGCACGATTCCGTGTGTCGCGAAGAGTACGACGCGATCGTTTGAGAGGTCAGTCTTCATCACCATGCTGCGCGAGGCGCGCGTGCCCCATATCACACTCTGATCGCCCGCACCTAGCGCGCTGGCAATCGCGCGCGCCTCGTCAAGCGTTTCGGGTAGTGGCGTGACGCGATGGTAATCGAGGCTACGCGTGGATTGATCGAGCGGAAACGCTCGCGCCGTGCTCCCTGCATCCGTAGCCACAAGGATGGAGGCGGAGGGAGTGTCACGGCCATCGAAGCTCGGATCGGCATATGCGGCGAACGGTTCGTTCGCGTGAGGCGCCGGAAGGCTGCGCGCAAACACGAGCGCAGAAGCGCTGGGGATTCGCACGGGGATGGCCGTGTCGAGCCACCAGTTAGCCTGCGCGAGGCTGCCGGCAGGACGCATCAAAAGCGCGTCGAACGGCACGCTCGCAAGAAGGCCGCTGGTGGCAATGTAGACCGTCGTAAAGCCCCGCAAGTCGCCTTCAATCGGTGCGATCAGCGTCTGGTAGAGCGCCGAGGCGGCCACGAGATCAAACCCGCCGGAATCATCCGGTGTCGTTGGCGGCCGGCCAATGTCGAAACTCCGTCGCAACGCGACAACCAGCTTGCGCAGCTCCGCGCGCGTTGCGGCGATCCGAACGGCATGGAATGCGCCACCCGGCCGGACGATGAACGCATAGCTCGCGTCGCGCCCGGCATAGAAGTTGACATACACCTCTCCGCCTCGCAGGACGCTGCTAAGCGCAGAGGGCGACGGAATGACCGGCGCCGTGAGATGCCGGTAGGCGGGGAACTGCGCTGCAATCTGCTTACGCAACGCGTGCAACCGGTCTTCAGTGCCACGCAGCGCACTGTCCTCGTTCTCCAGGTTGTTTTTTGCACGATTCACGGCCCTGGTTGAAGCCTGATTCACGGTGTCGAGACGTGCCTGTCCTTGAGCCAGTTTTCGGTGTGCATCGTTGCTCTGTTCGGTGAGCGCGCGTTCCTGTTCGATCAGTGCGCGTAGTTGTGGCGTCGCCGCCGCGAGGCGTGCAGCGCCGTCGCTCATGGCGCCCTGTGTCGCGTTCATGTGGAAAAGCTCAGCGATACGAAACGCCAGCGTCTGGTCCTCGGCGTCGCCCTGCATCAGTCGGCTCAACGATGCCGCCAATGCGCCGTCTTCGTCATAGGCTCCGCGCGTCGGCGCGTCGTTGCCTTCGTCCTCGCTGCCGAGGATGGGACCGATGTACGCAGCAATGTCGGCGTCGGTTACCTTCGATGACGAGTCCTCGAGCATATAGAGCATCTGCATCGCGGCCTTGTACTTGTAGAATGGGCTTTCCGGGCCTTGCTTGCGCAGATCTTTGGCCTTGTCGGCTGCTATGAAACTTGTTGCTACAGCCCACTGCCCGTGCGCCGCTGCGACCAGCGATTCACGCTCGCTATCCCTTATCGACTGCCCCACGACGGGATTGATTGACGCCGCGTTTTCGTAGGCGTCCGCGTCGGCACGGTAGTCGCCGATCCTCCCCAAGGCAAGCGCAATCATCAGCCGCATACGCAGCGCGCCCGCATACGAGCCGTTCCATGGCTCGACGCCGGCGCGACGGTAGCCGTCGATCGCATCATTGATAGCGATTAGCGCACCATCGTAGTCGTCGTTCGACGCAAGGGCGATGGCGAGCGCCTGAGCGAGACCCGCC encodes:
- a CDS encoding YihY/virulence factor BrkB family protein; this translates as MNTTDETGKRALRFVAAHPARFIFQVCTAFRKNQGLLLAGAIAYYALLSIVPLLILVVIAFGHFIGEQLLFDTLGRLLEWLIPGQSKTLVRELATFFEHRSVVGWYLVITMIFFSSLAFTVLENALSIIFVHRVEVRRRHFLLSAILPYLFSLSLGIGVLLVTLVSSGLRAVATGSIDLFGHGVFLTGVTRVVLYLCGLAGEIFVLTAIYFVIPAGRTTLRHAVVGAVAATVLWEITRRVLVWYFAKLSQVNVVYGSLTTAIVVLFGLEALATLMLFGAQLIAEYERLNMRGDPAAESTETG
- a CDS encoding CHAT domain-containing protein; protein product: MSNAPTAASTPSQQSRAQAIAKHEKQIQQQLANTSDGEQRFTLLKSLSGEYFAVGMVTDSMRVREQIVEDGHIPAGRRSLEASDLAASYALESDWGRSERLVARAKSLAEETTPAELETLPREPAYAYYGAEAEIARRRENHHQEALIKRREDFDLAWHNLNDPSLSEKRHRAAANEMLSVTTELVRLLVQNNRRGEALSYANEMRWNADNLAQMNPSGVQRAGLAQALAIALASNDDYDGALIAINDAIDGYRRAGVEPWNGSYAGALRMRLMIALALGRIGDYRADADAYENAASINPVVGQSIRDSERESLVAAAHGQWAVATSFIAADKAKDLRKQGPESPFYKYKAAMQMLYMLEDSSSKVTDADIAAYIGPILGSEDEGNDAPTRGAYDEDGALAASLSRLMQGDAEDQTLAFRIAELFHMNATQGAMSDGAARLAAATPQLRALIEQERALTEQSNDAHRKLAQGQARLDTVNQASTRAVNRAKNNLENEDSALRGTEDRLHALRKQIAAQFPAYRHLTAPVIPSPSALSSVLRGGEVYVNFYAGRDASYAFIVRPGGAFHAVRIAATRAELRKLVVALRRSFDIGRPPTTPDDSGGFDLVAASALYQTLIAPIEGDLRGFTTVYIATSGLLASVPFDALLMRPAGSLAQANWWLDTAIPVRIPSASALVFARSLPAPHANEPFAAYADPSFDGRDTPSASILVATDAGSTARAFPLDQSTRSLDYHRVTPLPETLDEARAIASALGAGDQSVIWGTRASRSMVMKTDLSNDRVVLFATHGIVPGEVPGWRKAGLALAYEGSGLDDSVLTSDDIITLRLNADWVVLSACNTGLATGNAGDAISELSRAFFASGARTMLVTQWAVESHSAAAVTTSAFQVYAADASLSKADALAKVERDMLHGKYGKLYRHPYFWAAYILTGDAAR
- a CDS encoding sensor domain-containing diguanylate cyclase yields the protein MKRSLGKTVHWSIDPITDKSLLRRALPVLALLVAINILMNAWQSWYDFRAGDQLAAQRLDVQTALVAGRVADQLRDVNAMTTAMEKLLEAGTLTDATLASLTDAFENPLRHTLVGVFDFEPSDGHLLASSRPGIINEVPPLDEFIAKVRANPSITLIRPVAWGHRGALVVAKGHRNRATNLDAIIIMVVTFEHLLLEGVDLAPGTAVLLRDSDNRVLMLNRMPQQLSVGQVLAGQGLVRTGPTATTVYAHSRIDGIDRLVATRKIATGLSPNYWMLSVGFAISDYRASLWRSLYVNVGAAAVVVLMLVGGVWLVRRERALQDRVLTFASTVSTIVENIPTPIAVVDHDTEKILLANEPLLTVFGAVAGAGQSFPQLFVDAANWSEVRATRTDEAVPMPMLTRDGARYMLVQCTPFELVETAATSGALLVTLVDVTRQQQLLKQLRTEADFDALTGLANRRYFERAAQIAVEHARQQHNPLSVLALDLDLFKRVNDTYGHAAGDRVLQVVARIFEGVLRDTDLAARVGGEEFAAILLDTSLEQAQAIAERIRTTLQNTPVVLESAQTISQTVSIGIAMYSESEADLVATQERADAALYSAKGAGRNRVEIFVPEAPAPQEAV